The sequence below is a genomic window from Setaria italica strain Yugu1 chromosome IV, Setaria_italica_v2.0, whole genome shotgun sequence.
TAGCGATACCAATTACCAAGGACGATGTGATTGTGAAGTCGGTGCAGGTCTGCAGGAGCAGGATATGTGTGTGCTGTGTGCATCCAGATATGGTCATGTACAAAATTGAGTTTTTTTATAAAGAGtacaaaaaaataaacaaagaaaaagaaacctGTAGGCTGCTGGCTGTGCTAAGCTACATGAAGCGTAGAATGTTTGTAGTGCGACTTGGGCCAAAAGCCCAAGACTGGGCCTCTATCACTGAATGCCTCTAAGCATTGGGCCGGCCAAGTAACCCCCCTATAAGACACAAGTTTTGAATGAGATACAACTAACGGTAGCAAGTGCAAGCAAAGCTTAAGTAATTTTCAAGCCTGAGATATGCGTCATTTAACAGCTGTTTAGCTAATAATAAGGTAAACTTCCACTCAAAAAAATAATAAGGTAAACTTAATTGTTTTATATACGTTGGTCAAATGGATATAGCAAACACACTATTTTACATTAAGCATATTGACTCTGAAAAGTGATGCTTATAGTCTTTTTGAGTTCTCGGCACCATTTATAAATCCTGATTGTAAAAAACGACAACGATGGGACGAAAGCTGAGCTAGAAATCAGAATAATTGTGAATAGCCTTTATTTGGTTTCCTCAACAACCACAATTATTTGTCAAGGACTTACCATGACGAAGGGGCCCGGAGAACTAGCTTGCAATAGAAAGGTTCGATAGCACTATATCCAGCAGGTTGATTTGATCCAACATGCTCCTGGTAGGTATCCGGATGGTGACAAGCTGAGGTGAAGGTGACAACTAAATGAGACAgatcctttcttttcttcttttatgtTCCACCCTACTCCTGCCTTTTAACCACGAGTGTGTTCTTGCGTAAGTCTACTCTCAACTCTACAAAAAGCATCTCCCACATGCGTCATCGTCCCTACTTTAATGTTAACATAAGATTTGCTGATGCAACGGAAAAAACTAGTTAGTTTTTCTACGACATCACGCAAAGCGTTCATATCATAAAAAAATTCCAATTTTCATCCAAAATTAGCATGGATCTTAATTCTATGGTGCAGGGATGGGTCCAAAAGGATGGGTTGGTACCATTGGCGTACAGTGTACACCCAAACTTTATCTCGGCAATAGCACAAAACTTTTGTCTTTTTTCCCAGATTTTATGAATTTTCCACGTGCATTAAAGTGGTTCCACATAAAAAGTAagctttctaaaaaaaatatgagtTTTGCTATTTATCTGTTGACAGATTTTTTAGAAGAAACTCTGTCGAATTTTTTGATGTTTCAAATGTCGTCATTTGATGGTGCAAACATTATGTTTCGAtgtttcaaaatattttatgatttcaaGGGAGGGAATGTGGCAGATTCTCCTAATATTACAAATCCTATTTACTATATTTTAATGTATTGTTCTTGCATGTTGCATAGTACTTCATGTTTTCAGTCATATGCAACATGGGAGAATAACATTTGTAACATCAGAGAAtaacatatgcaacatcataAACTTCGACCGATTTTACCCTAAAAAATTGTTGACAGATATATACACTCCCAAAAAATATATACATGGTTTTCCAAAATATTATTAtagcttttattttttttaaaatgtgcCATTGAGATAATTTTCCAAGTTGCGTCATTGAGATAAGGCTTCTAAGGGTTGTCACTCACTGTCACTGCGAACGGGTGCACGGTGGCTATTTTACATGTTTTGCTTTCCAGCGGAGAGAAGTTATCACCCAAATGGTACGGTACAATCACCGAGAAGAGTCAAAAATCATGACCGCTTTGTAACTATGGAACATTCTAAAGCACCACTTGGTGACAGCCACCATCTCATCGATGAGGTGAACTTGGGGAGAATGCGGACGCCGTCGTCAGAACCGTCAGGATCATGACAAGTTCAGGATTTACGTGACGCAAGTGGGCGctgcatgcaatgcaagttAACTCTTTTGTACCCATCAACGAGAACTTTTAACACGACTAGTCCGAGCGAGATGGCGAAACGGTTGGAAAACACGCCACGCATGGTTGGGACATGTTGACCGTCAGTTGAGAGTTGTTGGACACGATCGATCGATCGTCAGTCGAACGAAGACTAGCACCATCAGCAATCGTCTTCCATCATTAAGAATTTTTTATATTCTCCTTTTTAGTTTTTGTTCCCTCTCTAGCTCGTTCCAAAGCAGCTGGGACGACGACAATGAAAGAACAGCAGCATCTGGGCCTAGTGCCGTCCTTACACACCACTGAATGAACGAAAGAACATGATCCACGAAGCTTCGACGATCGCTTGGCGCTACAGGTCAGAGAGCGTGCTCCGGAGCAGGTAGAGAGCAAGTTGCAGGAGATGCATATCGATCGGTCGTATCCCGACCGGCATCTCTCGTGTTTCCCATTGCATCGTCCATGCATGGACGACCCACACATGACTTGACAGAGCACAACCCAACCAATCGGTCGAGTCCCACACGTCGTCCGGTTCGGCGCAATGGGATCGACGCAACAATATTTAACGGAACCAACAGCGACATGCTCCCAACAACCCCCCTGATCAGCCACGGAGGAGAAGTTAGGCGAGAGGACGTAGCGTCCCCATGCATCCCGAGGTAGCCAACCGAGCTGCTCTCCCGTCGCCACCCCACCCGATCCCAATCATGctcgtgccgtgccggccagTGCCGGTCACCTTTGCGGTGGTGGCGCGGCGTCGCGTTCGAAAGCAACGCCGGGCCGAACGCCGCGAACGCAGTGCGGGCGGTGTCGTGAGCAGCTTGCACTGGTGGAGCTGCTACAGCTAAGATGCCCGGCCGTGCCACTGGCTGCcgccggtggcgggggcggaTTGACCAGTCGCCAGAGAGAGTGACGCCGCCGAACTGGTCGAGCCTGCGGACGACGTGGATACATGGAGGAGCTGCGTGAGGCACAGGAACACGATGCGGGCGCGGCCGCCACGCCACGCGGGGCTCCGGGTGCGTGTCGCCGTCTCACAGCTAGGATGGCATGCAACTTGTGATGATGACTCCGGGTGTTGCCCGTCTCCCTCGCTCGTTCCGGTTGCCActgccatcgtcgtcgtcccggGAGGAGAGGATCGGGCTCAAGTTTTGCGGCCTTCCTTCCGGTCTCCGGTGGGCACCAATGTCGAGGGCGTCTTTTCACGGCATTTATGAGCGAGATGACGATCGGTGGTGGCGTTAGGATTGGTGGGTTGCAGTGCAATGATTGAACTAGCAAGGCAGTGGAAGCTACTCCTATCTAGCCAATAGCCCATAGCCCATAGGTTTGGACAGGACAGGTTCGTTTTCGCAGTACACACAGGTGCAACAACCAGCAAAGCACCTGTTATTTCACTTCACTTTGAGGGCGAGCAACGGTCGCATGGGTGCCGGATCGAATCCGGATAACATGCTTAAAATAACACAGCACACACTGTGGTGTGTGCATCTCCGTCTCATAGGTGCAGAATAGTGGCATTCCGTTATGCGTGTAGGTGTGCTGGTGGTAGTGGTGGCGGCGAAACGACGACAGGGCAGAGTTGTTTAATCGACTGATGACTGATGAGACAGCAACCCTGCTACTAATGGCTTCTTTTGTTATTACTACCACCTTGCCAGCCAAATTAAAGTGTGATCACTGACACTACTGTGAAGCACAAATATACTATATACAGGCCCAAATTTCTGGtatggtgctgctgctggtcccTGCGTTTAGCTCGCATCAAGTGGCCTGAGTTGGGCCTTGTTCCATCACTTTCTCATCATCATCGGCCTCTGCATCCATCCAAGTGCTGGGAGCACGATGCAACTTGCTGTAAACCTGTAACTGATGCCTATACATGCTTCAAAGCAGAACCACATTAGGAGGTCGGTCttgatctttctttccttcttagAAAAACCATTATGATGGTGTGGTGATCTTGGTGAAGGTCCCTCGTGATTATTCAGTTAAGCTGTTGTGTTGGCACCCACTGGCATAACAGCAGTACGCGAGTTTAAATCGAGCCCTGTACGCTCCACCTAACTGACAAAAATGAATAGCGCGAAGCATAAAAAAACAACACTGATCAGCAGCAGTTCAGCAGCGTACCTAGAGAGAACATTTGATCGGGAATTAAATGCTGCAGCAAGCCAACTGGTGGAGTGCAACATCACGGCGCTGTAGCTGTACCCTGCAGCACTTCCTCGACACATCTGGCATTTCCCCCTTGGAACGATGTACTCCAATTGTTCGAGCATCTGTACCTTTGcaagtttcttttttcttttaatttgaaAGAAACTGAGCACGAGTTCGGCCTCTCTGTTCACCAACGAAAGAAAAACAGGTAGAAACAAAGAACTTTTGTAGGCTACTATTGGCGTCTGCCACCGGTCTCCAGAGCCAGGAAACTACCCTCTCCGTTTTCAGAGCTGAACAGACGCCTCGTGCTCGGTCAGTTTCCTGGAACCGGGAGAATCGCCGAAGGGATAGCGAGGTCAGGTCATCCTCGATCGCAAACATCTCTCTACCTGTCTACCACAAGTCGATAACATGAACAGCCACACGCAAGCTTTTCTCACATTTTCCATGCCACGCCACGCTGCATGCGGCGCCAAGCATAGCCATAGCCGTAGCAGGCGCCTCCCCTCAGATGCAAAGAACTTTAGTTTTATCGTCAGGCACAAGGTGAAGCAGTCTCAGGACTCAGGAGTCGAGAGAGAGATGAGTGCCGGTCACTCACGTCTGCTACCCTGAAGCCTTTCCCCAGCCCAGAAAGTCTGAAACTGAAAGTAACCCACCAACTCCAAAGGGCCTCGACCGAGTTTTCAGAAAagggcagcagcgagcaaacCCTCCTCCTCACGGGACTCACCCCGGCCACCCGGCTGGCTAATCGCCGATTAGCTGGCTGGAAAACGCCCCCCTCTCGCAATCATTCCGGTGAGACTCGCCGCTGATTGGCCCTCTCCTCCCATCAACCCATCATTGAGCCATTGCCCACCCGAGAGGAAGTTAAAGCTCACATGGAAGTCGCCGATGGATGGCCAAAGCCGGGGAGAAAAGGTGGCGACCGCGTCGCGCGAAATGAGCTCATCCCGGCACCTCCTTGCCGGAGAGAGCGTGCGTGTTCGTCCGGGCTAAGTAACCGCCGGAACGGAACGGGCGCGAGCCCGTTTAAGCAAACGGCATGTGGTTAGGATGATGGCGCGCGGACGGTCCGGATGGACAGGATTCGCCCGTTGGAGCGCGATCCGGACCGTCCGATGCCGATCTGGTGGCGACGTGTGGGACCCGGATCCGGACGGAACAGCGGTCGCCGAATACCGCCGGCGCGTGACGGTGGAGGGGGCGTGCGGTACACCTGTGTGCGCGCCAGGCAGACGGCGCGGGAGGCAAAAGTTTTGGCGAGCCGAGGCGAAAGGAAGGCGACGCGCAGGGCTCACGAGGCCGGGGCTATAAAAAGATGCCCCCGGCCAGCCGTTTCGTTCAAGTGCTCTGCCCCTACAACCTCTCTCTGCTctgctccggccgccgctctcCGTGCATTGCGTGATAGGCTGAGATGAGGAGCGGTCACCGTatggcgggtgcggcggcgctggtggcggtggtgtgcgcgtcgtgggcggcggcggcggcggcgcagaagTACAATGCCATCTTCAGCTTCGGCGACTCCATCACGGACACGGGGAACCTCTGCACCAACGGGAAGCCGTCGCAGATCACCTTCACGCAGCCGCCCTACGGCGAGACCTACTTCGGCACGCCCACCTGCCGCTGCTGCGACGGCCGCGTCATCGTCGACTTCCTCAGTACGTGCTCGAGCTCTCCGGCCACCGCTCtcgttctctctctctttgaCTATCTGACATCCATTGTGGATGGATGCTGACTGACGGTGGTGGCTTCTTCCTCTGCAGGCAGCAAGTTCGGGCTGCCGTTCCTGCCGCCGTCCAAGTCGACGACGGCCGACTTCAAGAAGGGCGCCAACATGGCCATCACCGGCGCGACGGCCATGGACGCTCCCTTCTTCCGCTCGCTGGGGCTCTCCGACAAGATCTGGAACAACGGACCCATCAGCTTCCAGCTCCAGTGGTTCCAGCAGATCACGTCCTCCGTCTGCGGGCAGAGTGAGTACTGGCCATCAACGCCCAGCTTCAATTTCTGAAACCCTGTCACTCCTTGCTCCCTGCTTGCTGCTCCTCACTCGAGTGACACGACTGGGCCCTGAGTCCCTGACACCTCTCCTGTCTCCTGTAAAACTTTTGCAGACTGCAAGAGCTACCTGGGCAACTCCCTGTTCGTGTTCGGCGAGTTCGGTGGCAACGACTACAACGCGATGCTGTTCGGCAACTACAACACGGACCAGGCGAGCACGTACACTCCCCAGATCGTGAGCACCATCGCCAACGGCATCGAGAAGCTGATCGCGATGGGTGCGACCGACATCGTCGTCCCGGGCGTGCTCCCCATCGGGTGCTTCCCCATCTACCTCACCATCTACGGCACCTCCAACGCCGGCGACTACGACGGCCTCGGCTGCCTGAAGAAGTTCAACGACCTATCCACCAACCACAACAACCAGCTCAAGACCCAGATCGCCAGCCTCCAGTCCAAGTACCCCAACGCCCGCATCATGTACGCCGACTTCTACAGCGGCGTCTACGACATGGTCAAGAACCCCGGCAGCTATGGTACGTTCCTCTTCCTGTTCTTTCTCAGTTCTCAGCCGTAGCCGTCGAGGTTGAGCCGTCGCGCTCGTGTCGttcccggccgcggcgccgacgagcaGGAGCATGTGGTCCGATGGGGGAGGGGATTGGTTGCTGACGGGAGCGCTAGCACGGTGGAGAGAGACGCACGGCGACAGGGTCAGGGTCCAGGCCTGCCTGCGAGTTGTCACGCACCTCGAGCATCCGTGACGAGTGCCCCGGCTTGGCGGCTTCCGGCGGGCTTCGAGCGGCGCGCTTGGCTCATCCGGTGGCCCCCGCGCGCCCCCAGCCGCTTGAATGCGCCGTCCTGGCGAGTCACCTACGCGTGTGGCGTCCGTCCGGGCAGGGGAATCCCGTGTCGAAAACGCGTGCACGGGCAGCGGGAGCGCAGGCAGGCCGcaggccgcagcagcagcgcgccCACGCCATGTGCACGACATGGCTTCAGAGGCCTGCAGCGACGGCCGACGAGGCGACATGCCcgttgctggctgctgctgctgctgctgctcgtgcgCTGCGGGACGAAACGTGGGCGTCTcgtgcgggtgcggcggcgaaTAGAAAAACGGCGCCGGATCGCGCTCGTGACGGGTGCCTGAGCCTGACGCGCAGTTGTTTAGGCGCCCGATCTCAGGACGGAGAGCCCCCCAATTatgggatgatgatgatggatgatGGCGGGCGCGCCGGTAGTACGGTGTCGCATGACAAGTCCGTGCGACTCCCCAAGTGCCCGAACGTGCCTGTCCCTGCCCCATGTACAGAGCATGTTCCCGCGACGAGCCGGAACCCCGGGCATGCCCATGTTCCTTCCCCCAACCAACACATGCCAGCTGAATTGAACGCCGGCCTGCACTGCTCCTGCACGTCGTGCTTGATCTCACTCGTCGTCGGCGTTTGCCTCTGTGACTGTGTTACTGCAGGGTTCAGCACGGCGTTCCAGACGTgctgcggctccggcggcggcaagtACAACTACCAGAACAGCGCGCGGTGCGGGATGTCGGGCGCGTCGGCGTGCTCCAACCCGGCGGCGCACCTCAGCTGGGACGGCATCCACCTCACCGAGGCCGCCTACAAGCAGATCACCGACGGCTGGCTCAGCGGGGCCCACTGCAGCCCGGCCATCCTCCACTAGCGAAGCAAAAGCCTCCCCCTCCCTCGAGGGCAGCGAAGCGAGCAAGAGGAATCAACCAATCgattaaatatttattttttaatcatTATATGTGTTTAGTTGCCGGAGAAAAAAAGGGTCTCGGCAACTGTAGCATGTGGAATAATGTCACCGTTCGTCCTTGCTGTAACTTATCACCGGTTGTCATCAGTTACAAAATCAATCAAAATGGTACAGGTTTTCGTTCATGCCATGCCTTCATGGCTTTTGTGCAAAGGATCTCCGCTTTTGCTCCGATCTGCCGGGGGCAGCTTGGCTTTGCCCTTTTGCCTGAGCCGGGGGCATGTGGTCGGGGCTTTTGGGAAGAAAAAGCTTCCCCGGCGGCAGGCTATCACAACCCTGGCGGTAACCCTGTCTCAGACGCAGACTATCATGTCACTCGCTCGTCAGACCCCGTGAGTGGGGCCCCTGACGACTGACACGAATCGTCTCTGCAGAACACTCCAACGACCAGTTCAGAATGGCACCAAAAGGGAACTGAAATTCTGTTGGTGTCCAACAAGTTCAACACCGATTAAAAAAGCGTCCTCCCGGCTACGGCTacctttacttttttttataatgatttTGATCTATTTTACATTTCGAAAATGTCCTCTCTCGACCACTATATCTTTAGGATATGCTGTACATAAAATCATTAAGAAacacgtgtacaaattgaacttttTCACGTGGTTACATTTCTCACGCCTTCCGCCCTCTAACCTCGAGACTTCATCTTCATTTTAAGCTGATCGTCCAGCCTCGAGGCTTCATCCACGACCTGAGATGAACGCCCAACCTCGAGACGCTTGCTTTGTTGAGTCTTGTCGAGAGGTTCTAACCTCGCATAGTTCTTCTCCGAGCATCATCCCTAAGTAAAGATTAAAAAGATAAAAGCTCGGTGTTCGGAACTGACTCCGAACACTCGAGGGTTAACCCAGTAAAAGTCAGCCATTATTATTGTCAATCACTACCCTCGAGTCCTTCCAGGAGCAAAGATGATGCAAGGATACGAGATTTACTATTAGAGGTGCCTCCATAGATTTACTATTAGAGGTGCCTCTTTATACTTATGTCAAAAGATTCCTTATGCTGTGGATGGGGCTTGAGGGTGTTTAGGTTTTGACGATCCCGACAAATTCCTCGCAGGACAAAAGAATAAAACAAGAGCAGTTGTTTCATTTTCGTCCGTGGATAAATGGATATGCTACTGCTGTCATGGTCACTAGTCAATACTCCAGACTTCCAGCACCCGGACAGCGATTCAACATTCAAGTCATTTTGGCTGATGAATCTGAGACGCGGCATCCAAAAATCAAATTGAATGCAATCTGAGCAAATTCGTACAAGTTGCTGATGCAAGTGGCCTGAATTATTATGGACTGTTGGACTTCTGATCAGCAACAGCTAGGGGCGACCAATCGGTTTGGCATCGTATTTAATGTTTATCCCAATCTCAAGTGGCAGCTGGAGATGAACGCTCCACATTATCACTCCCAATAACGAGCGATTCAATTCAGCAAATATCCCAACCTAATCACCTAACCGCTGAAATTAGAATGAGAATGCCTTGATAGAGCAATACTGCACGAATTAAACTGTTCTCACCAATTAGGGATCAAAGGAAGTAGAGTAAACAGCGTTGGCAAAACAAACTCACATCATCAGCAAATATCAAGCGTAAACCGCTAATTTTCAGTGTCACAGCATCAGGTGTGTGGTCTATCAGCCGCCAATGCATTCTCCTCCCTCTAATTTCTATACAACAAAATTCCCCTCTGCTACGAGACAGGATGAACGCTCCAAACGACCATCACGGTTCCATtgtcaaaaaagaaaagcaatGAAGGCTGCTATGACAAAAATGCTGAATGAGAATGCCTTTGCTACAGTGCTAGGTTATGACGCCACCAGTATAGGCTCCTTGAACAGTGCTCCCGCAATGATTGTACCTGATGAACCCAATGAATACTCCAAGCACAGCTATTGAGTTAGGGGCAGAGGTCAACTATCAGATCCGTAGTTCGTGTTTCCGATGAAGAAATCATCGGTCCTCAGACTCAGACACCTCAGCTGCCACCGTTGGACCACCCACgcattcttttcttttatgaagctcTAGCATTTTTACCTCTGGGTGGCATAGCCCTGGGTCACAGATTTGGATGTTAGTGAGGCCCAGCTTGGTCTGTAATGATAAACTATACACATTTTGAACTGATGAAGGTTAACAAGAAAGGGGTATGAAGACCAGCATCTATAAGTTTCTAGTCTTACGAAAGCATCCCTCAAATTTATTTATCACTATTATGCACTACACATTAGTACCTGTGGAACCTATTTACAGGCCAGTTTACTAATGCTCACTATTTTTGGTCTTCATACGTACAGTTCATAAAAGATATTGTACAGCGTTAAATATACATGTTAGCCAAATACTTGCAAGGGGACAAGAAAATATATAACTGTAGTGGAAAACCATATTTTTGCTAATTACACCAATAGCAATCTagaaatatgaaagaaaatcaCCTGAGCATTTTGGAATATCCCAAACAGCAATTGAGGACTCTGTGCAGTCTGGTTCACAAAGTGCATGCGTGTTCTCATGGTTGACGTTCATAGCAAGCATCCAGGATCCAATTGTAACATCCTCATTGCTAAACATTCGGAAACTGGACAGAACATATGCAAGAATCTAGTAAGCAGCAGATAAAAATGACTCAATCAGAGGTTCAACAGTGATGCAATAATGCTACTATGTGAGAAACTGAGCCTAACAACATGTTCTGATGTGTTCTTAAGCTAAAAAATGTCAGTTTACTTGCTATTTCTGTAGAAGTTCTACTCCAGGCTCCAGGTTTTGACTTCAATATAGTATTAGCAATCTGTTCTTGCTCGTTCACTCAACCAAAAATAGGATACAGAAAGTCTAACTTAATGCTACAGCATTGTTTTATAGATGAAAGTAGCACGTCCCCATGCCATACCAATTGTTAGCAGGTCCAAATTTCAGTCAAAAATTAGCCGCATAAATTGAAATAACAGAATGTCGTGCCACACTCTTTCAGCATCAGGGGATCACTACATCTCAAAATTCAGTCTTGCAAGAGGAATGTCTCCACAAAAAGATTTGTTTCTCAATTCCAAGCAGACACGAAACAGTTGAAGATGCTAAGATATCTGCCATGTAAAAAGTTTATTTTTTTGTGGCAATCGTGAGTACTGACTACTGAGTACAGGTATCCCAGTTATACCAGCAACTACAGTTTCCCAGAAGCTAGTCTGCTAGTGCATGTGCTACAAAGATTAATTTGGTGGTAATACAAAAAGACAAACCACCATATTTGCTGAGTGCAATTAAGAACATGTGTAAGTAGAAAATACTTGGAACAGAAGGTCCTTTAGTTTGTGTTTCATGATAAGATGGGAAGAACGTTGACTACAACTCACCTGTTGTTTCTCAAGGCAACCAAGCTAGCCACTACATCAGCTGACAAAGCATAAATTGGCCCATATGCATGAAGGAAGTATTCAGATCCGAGTAAGAAGGATTGGGGCTCATACCTGCATCTCTCAAAGGAACAAAGCCAACCAATATAATTAGTTATTGTCTTATTCCCTGGATATATAAGTTATCACTTATCAGCATGATCCCGCAGATAAACCAAGCAATTCATCTAAACTAATACCATCCAAGGGGGCTTTATGTGCAAATACAATGCAACTGTTGTGCACTCAGGCACAACCAAATACATAAAGGATTTGCAAGCGCATTGGCCCCTCCCAGTTTAATTAGGACACTTAAACCCCTAGGACTCTACTTTTCTAATTTGATAAAGCACTCCTAATTAACTCCTTAGCCCAAATCTTCTTTCATAATT
It includes:
- the LOC101767983 gene encoding GDSL esterase/lipase At5g45910, whose amino-acid sequence is MRSGHRMAGAAALVAVVCASWAAAAAAQKYNAIFSFGDSITDTGNLCTNGKPSQITFTQPPYGETYFGTPTCRCCDGRVIVDFLSSKFGLPFLPPSKSTTADFKKGANMAITGATAMDAPFFRSLGLSDKIWNNGPISFQLQWFQQITSSVCGQNCKSYLGNSLFVFGEFGGNDYNAMLFGNYNTDQASTYTPQIVSTIANGIEKLIAMGATDIVVPGVLPIGCFPIYLTIYGTSNAGDYDGLGCLKKFNDLSTNHNNQLKTQIASLQSKYPNARIMYADFYSGVYDMVKNPGSYGFSTAFQTCCGSGGGKYNYQNSARCGMSGASACSNPAAHLSWDGIHLTEAAYKQITDGWLSGAHCSPAILH